The Limanda limanda chromosome 21, fLimLim1.1, whole genome shotgun sequence genome contains the following window.
GTAGAGGAAGGCAGaggtaacaaacacacagaggaacaaagGTTCGTGCAAACAACAAAGCTTGGTATTAAACTTATATTAAAGATATAACACTAGGAAAATGGTGACTGAAATAACTGATGAGAGGAACTGGCAACAAGGTGGAGGAGACACAACAGGACACAGGTGAAACTACTCCAGAGCAGggaaaccagacacacacaaggaaaacaacttcagaataaaacaggaaataaagaaCTCACAGTGCCAACAAAGATATTAATCAGGAAATCAAAGGAAGACAAGGAGGCTAAAGCccataaaacaagaaaaactccACAAAGAATGAAACAACGTCCAAGACAAGTATCTACAAACTCCAAATgttctaataaaaatatatgtaataATATGCTTTTTAAATTTATGAAAGATAAATGATCAGGATAAAAGATGATTGGTAGCCATAGCTGTGGGTGATTATCTTTGAAACTTGGGAGATAGAAAAAATCTACAGCAATAAGTAGCCTTGAAGATTTGAGTTAACTGAACCTTTTAATTTTTACAGGAAGCCAACCTGACCTGGGTAATCTGACCAAAGTCTTTTCTGACTTATCATGATTATCCTTCGATTTGCTTTACTACTTTAGTTGCCATTACCATTGTCGATTCTATTTACTTCTCtttaagtttaaaacatgttcaACTTTAGCATGTATactatttttttctctttctcttttctctcttcggTGATCTACAATTCATTGCTTTAAACCTCTAGCCTTAAAGTCAAGCTGTTTGGTTACACATCCAtacatatttctgttttcatgccGCAGAGTTTGGATGCCAATGTGAGTTTTCTAAGCCACGAGCAACACTTGAAAACCGATGCTGCTTGAAGTGTTGCTGGGGAATGAAACACCTAGACAGTGACGTAGGCaactcaataataataataaaactttcACAAGTTGAACCAGATCCAGCAATAGCACTCGCTTCACTTTGGTCGAAGAGGGGGTCAAAATAAAGCTGACAGCCGACAAACTCTTTCCACTGTCCCCCATTCGAGACAAACTCAGAAGACTCCACTGTGTCTCCCTCAGTTGGATACAGACCCTTATAGTTTTCTTGTGCACTTGTTGCTTTGgactgtttgtgtaaatgtgacAACTTTGGATAATAAGTCTCATCACAGAATAAtatgagaaacagagaaagcaGCATTTTACAAAGAAAGGAGGTTCTGTGTTCGAACCTGGCAGCAAACTGGGTTTTtgttctgtgtggagtttaaatgttctctctgtgtctgcgtTGGTTTTCCTCAGGTGCAGTTTCCTCACAAAGTCCAAAGTCCTGCAGGTTGGGTTTATGGATGTGAATGTgacaaggacattttttttatatatatatatatatatacgtcaGCAGTGATAGTCTGTCCAGGGGTTaccccgcctctcacccagtcagctgggattggccaCAGCCCCCCCTGTGACCTAAAATATAGTGCTGTAGCTGATGGATGGACACAAGGTATAAGAATAACACAATAACTCCACTACTTAAGTACAaatttgaggtacttgtactgtacttgtttatttcaattttatgctagtatctactcaccacttaaCATAcgattttacattaaaaaacatgatgCACTTATAAAATGAGAAAACTGAGTAAGCAATTAACAATAATATTTATACTTTAAGGATCTGAACACTGTGTGTTGCCAGGTCTGCTGGTGGTGGCCTCAGAGACAGTttagttttctgtgtttttatccaCATTTTTTTGAACCACTGCCTTTTGTCACTGACCAGCTGGGTGCTTTTAACCCACTGAAAAGAGTAATGTAATAAACCTGCAGATTATTTGTGCTGTGATGCCCTCTACTGGGCGTGTAGACACACGACAAGGACAAACAGCAGTTCTAAAACAAATCCAGATCTGTCAGTGACTCTGACGCAGCTTGCTCCAGAAACACTGTCGAAGTTAAGGCTCTTAAAATAACCGCTCTAGTTATTCCACTTTGTACACACACCAGTGAAGAACTGAATGTATGAACTAAAAGAAGAACCTCTTCACACGTTATCAAAATAATAAGACATTTCCACAATGGCCTGGGAACACAGTAGTAAGTTTTATTCGAACGTTATCATGACTAAAGACTGACTGTCACAGTGGTTTGactcacaaaataaaagtgcttGCGGACTCAAACTTGTTTCtctcacattaaaataaatcaaacagataCAGTGTGTTACTACATGATGTTTAGACATAACCGTggcaagaaaagtaaaaaaaatcaaaagatgCATAGGAGACCTCCTTGAAGGCTGTGGCTGTGTCACTGCATGAGACCCACTCCACGTATTCTACGTATAAATTATGACAAACAGTACATGCCAtttcaaaaacaacaaagctGCTCACATAGTTATTAAAAATTAGACAAGTATTATGTAGAAATTAGTCATTCATGTTTGGAAAGTTAGTTTTTTAAATCCCTACGATGACGTGGCAGTAGCAAAGAGGTTTTCTTTAACAGGGTCATTAGAGTGAGGTGTGCAGTGTATTCAAACAGGTTTAGATTTGCACAAATACTTATAAATACCAAACACCTGATGTCTCATAGTtacaaatgataataaataagtCAATAAATAAGTCTTTCTAAACCTAAATCAAAGCGCTTTTGCTGCTATGTTCTATTCCCTTTAATTTCTTAACTTCATCTACCAGGACCTATGACACTTTACTTTACTGAACCTTCAGCCTAAAAGTCAGCAGTTCATCTTCCTCAGTTTGAcccatctttttattttaaatacaagtttttttacaaattaaatgtgTATCGTTTTGAATCAGGAATAGTGCATGGATTATGGACATATATTTGGCCACCGCTTTGTCAATGGACCCTGATTTATAAAAATCTTATATCTGCAACTGCCAGAGAAGAAGATTGATCTTCATCTAACTCTGAGCaacaaagcaaataaacattttattttttattcacatcgtcaaactgtttcttttacCCTGTTACACTAAACTAATAATCCAATAATATGACAACTGCTGACTTTCATCTTGGTCTTCCTCCTTACAAGTGCTTTGCAACATTTCAAATCTAACGGCATCAAGTACATTTATAGACGATCACTCCATCCTCTGCCCggttcacttcccctctccAGTTTCCTTCTCCCTCAACCTACAAACTCCAAACCCTCCGGCCTGGTTTTTCTGTGGCAGGTTCACAAATGTTCCTCCTACAGTCTCACCCACCGAAAAGTAAGACCATCATAGGAGCTGGCTACAATAACACTGGATTTCTACATTTGCCATTAAGACAAAAACACAGTAGTGCTACAATTATAAGAAATAAGATCATTCCTTATATGTGGAGCTCACAGCTCTTGAGGCCGAAACACATTAAGGGTAGAGCTGGGACAGAACCTAGAGCCTGTACAAACTTACATACGTCTGTAAATCTATTCATTTAGTTGTATTTTGACTCTGTAAAGGCAGTGAGATGAAGGCAGATCTGACGAGCTGTTCATTTCATAGTAAGCCAAGTCTGAAAATACACAAGAGATAAGGCCATTGCAAAAGTGTCTCCATCtgttgtaaacacaaacacagacgttCAACAACTGACTTTTGGCAGCgcaatttaaataatttgtgaGAACAATGGAAAAGTGGGAGTAAAATTCAAACCTCCACTGAGCCGGTCCTCTTAACATCAAACTCCTCAGTCGTGTGCTCATGGAGGATAAATATGGTGGACTTGTATAAAATTTGGTCTTAATGCATTTCGGCCTCTAACACATCTCATATTCAACTCGTCAAAGACACCACTGATATACTATATTCTGGAGGTCAAAGTAAAGTTGCATAGGGATCCTGCAACTTTAACTCCTCAACCTAAAGGATGAAACCCTGACCGTCAAAGAAAGACATTCCAACAAGTACATTCAAAGCTTCATTTCTGACCCAAAACCTTTATACTCTAACATTCTACCTCTGATCCCTCTTTCTCACACCTGGTTCCGAACCTCGGAACCCAAAACATACATCCTCTCCCCTTCCAGCTCCATTCCAAGAACTTTCTTTTTCCAAACGGTGCAGGCCTAGAGCCCTGGTCTATGAGCTGATGATCTGACCGGACCAGGTCTCGTGCTTGGTGCCTGGATTCAGGTGGGTGAGCACCACGTCCACAGCCTGGATCTTCTGGTTCTTTGGAGGGATGGGACACACCTTGTATGTGACCTCGTCGCCCTCCATAGGCACGTACTCTCCCTCGATGCTGTCGGAGAAGCAGAGACGAAATAACAAACTCAACAATGTAGTTCATTCATTGGCAATGAGTATTTTTAAACGCTCAACCTtggaatgagaaaaaaaacgttGCCTTAAACTGAGCATTTCTTAAACATTTCTCTATCGCTAACTTCTACACAGCTCAAGGCATATATCTGCCCCCAAACAGGCACTCCAGCAGTCTAGCACTGCTTATTTGTAAAGTAGCTCGagattttaaaatcaatcatcaaAATCAATACAGGACATACATCCTGACTAATAGTCTCCATGGGGAACCATCTCCAGAAAGCAATGGATCCTACACTTCCCATAATGCAGCTTAATACAAATTTTTTCCATGACTGGTAACAgttcaaagttatcaaaatcCCAACAGTCAGTTTGTAACACTAGgttttcatgtttaaatgtCTTCCATACCAAACAGAGACATTTTACTACTGTTTACAGGCTGAGCACTAAAATCATGTTGATGTGTCGAAATAGTGGAGTGTACCTTCAATATAATGCCGGAGATAAACTTACTTTTTAGACACATAAGTGTCATGAGCACAATCATTTACATACTTGCTATGTACTATGCAGGTACTACCATTGTCACTGTAGTATTCCACTAGAGGACTAGAGCACTAGAGCACACAACAGAACTCAGACTGGACAGAATGTCTCGATCTGCATTCTGGAAATAAAGAGCATGGCAACACCGGAGGAGGTTAGCCTAAGGAGATCTGAAAAAGCATTTAGAGCAGTCTATTTCTAAGGACACAAGGCAGGCGTGATGCTTACGCGTAGTTAAAAGCAAGTATATCTCCAGCCTCTTGGATTACACAGTTCATTTGAACTCAGTTATTACTTAGTTGTTTAAAACGTAGCTGGGAAAATTGAGTAGCTGATATTACAACACACCCAATGGCTCAGAAGTTCTGATGTTGATTGAGGCCCTGACTATTCTCACATGGCAGCAGAAATGTCATATTGCATCAGATACACTGTCCTGTCAGTTGTCAACTATCACCATTTGGCCCAAGGACCCGCCCGGTGAGGTCACTCACTCAGAGATGTGGACAAAGATGTCCTCTGCTCCATGAGAAGGATGAATGAATCCATGGCCCTGAGACCTGGAGAAGTTTTTACACACCCCTTTAAATACTGGACCTGATTTGGCTCGCACTGTCctgcagagaaagacagacagagagagagagagggacagagagaaacagagacaggcAGTGCATCATAAGTCATTGCCGCAGAAGGTAGCACTGGGAGAACAGTGTCAGCCCATCGGCCTGTGTGCTCCTACTCACGCTGAGTACGTGCGGGTGCGCTTGGTGGGCAGTGGGCTGGGCAGCTCTCTAGGCTGTGGCGGTTTCCTTTCCCTCTCCCATACCCGGCTGCCCTCCCTCAGGAAAGGGAAGGAGAGCTGCAGGGGGGTGCGCGGGGGGACGAGTGGCACTGGGGGGTCCACTGTGGTGGAGGGGTCAGGGTCTGACATCTCAATTCACTCCACGTAatgtctctctttttatttcctgttttgggTTTCCTCCGATGGCAcacgaggaagaagagggaggagggttACACCTCCTGCatggtaagtgtgtgtctgtaagggggggggggttgacgtTCAAAGAGCAAGTCTGACAGTGAAGGAGAGGAGCGATGATACCCTGAAATAAAGGAGCATGAGAGGTTTTGTCAAATAACATAGGTTGATTAAGACACATACAAACTCAGGTGTAAGATTTGTGAGATTGAAGTGTTAAACAACTTTTTGGTAGTTATCACTTTCTCAGGGTTCcttctctttttaaaaacagttttccaTGACCCATCTGGGACATTTTCCAAGACAGCAGTTGTTCTCATCCTGTGCAATGACTCAATTGCACCTTGAACCAGTTCTGGGAGTAGTATATTTGTAATAATGTCCTGATATCTTTCTACGAGGTGTGTTCTCCATCATGTGGCTAAATCCGCTATCTTAGCCACTTCAAAGGACTTTCAGGATAAACACAAggtgtaaattaccttgttttgagttgaatttgaatgtcagggcttgcggacacttggatgacatcacacGAGCAGGATGaaggcatgttgtgtttcttctgttgttttattatgtctgaagtGTAGGTCTCCGGTTACTTTAATTATATCTGATTCGGCTGCAATAAAGTTTACTCCTGAgactcctgaagtgttttgtggactcacatGCTTCCCCCATCCCTCCATaggcaaagtggtgagtagaaGATGAGTGAATTTCattgaactatcccttaaaaGAAACACCAGTGTAATAAAAACCTTTGGAAATATCTTTTTGCCTTTTccttgactttttatttttgtcaatgtCCAAACTGCTAAGATGGAGCAGGATTCATAAactatgctgcagccagccagccacCCGAGGTCAAtaaagatgatttggcttcactttttttgTTAACAGTCATGTCGTACACctacatacagtctatgatacgTCAAACTGattttgaagctgctgttttaaggtAAAATGTTGCATAGTGTTGCTCTAGCTCTTTGTTTTTTAGGGAGACCAACACCTTTTGGCATTTACTGCAACCAAATTGAAACAGTTTGTAATCGGAGTTGTCATATCAGCACTAAAGAATAATATACAAAGACATCACAATCAAGAGGTAACACAAAAGATTAAAGACACCGGCTCCTAAAATGTCCAACATCTGATTATGTTCTCTAAGGGGCATTTGAGTATTTTGGAGTGAATTTCCTCTTGGATGGAGAAACCAGTTGGCTACTCCCTTTCCCAGTGTCTGTGCAAAACTGAGAATAACAAAGCTATTTGGTTTCTGAGTGCCATGATTCTGATTTAAGCAGCTTCTAAAAAGTCCCAAGATAATGTAAATAACAGCCTCGCCCCAGAGGGCCTCGACTCGGCTCATCGCACTTTATCGTATCAGAATCCCGACTCGCACACGCCCGACACCCATTACAAGATTGCTCTTCTCGTCTGTACTCGTACAACAAGCTGCTCTCTGAAACGTGTCAAGCAATCCACGCTGTGACACAAGCCAATTATGGTCTCGTAACCAGGATGCATCAAATGAATCATGTAGCTCTTCACTATGACGCTTACTACAAGTACGAAGGGCTAGAAGATGTTGTTCTACAGACACCTGGTTTGACTGTGACACACAACAGGGGTGGATGTGTATTTAGGGACTAatgagatgagtgtgtgtcagagtgaatCCCACGGGCTCCTTTTAATAACACAATCTCCGCCTCGCTCTCTGTGTCAGTCTAAATATAGCTgagtgtgcaagtgtgtgtgtgtgagaactgGACCACAGGATCTAAGGCTGGAGGCTTTCACCCACAGTACTAGCGTTATGTCCAAGTCATAATTTTTCATTGGAGGCATGCTGGTACAATAGTTaccacaagaaaaaaaataggTTCTtagtttgaatcccagtttggCCAGGgctctttctgtgtggagtttgtatgTTATCCCTAAGCCTGCGTGGGTTTTCTCCTgctactccagcttcctctaaCAGTCCAAAGACATCTAATTAGGGGTTTTGTTGATGAGAGACTTTAAAGATGTGAATATGGGCATGAATGGTTGTTTTTCCCTGTACGTCTGCCCTGTGATATGCTGGCCATGGTGTCCTGCCTCTggtgcccaatgtcagctgggacagttgaccctaaccataaccctaaagTACGTATATGGAAGCTGACGGAGCCTTCATTGCCTCCATATTTGTACTGTTCTTCTAAAAGCTTATGGACGCAAGAGACGAGTGAAGTGAGTAGTTCAAGTGACACTAAAAATTCCGACAAAAGGACGTTTTTAAAAGATACTTTGCGAGTTGGTGAACTGAATCTCAGCCATTTACATCGCAGATGCTctatcacaacctcctccaccaaGTTTGTTGTCAGAAACTATgagctgccctctagtggatgtattggTTAACTACCATGCCGATGTAAAGGATTCATGGAAGTATGTCGCCAGTGACGATTAcaatatttgaaatgaaaacgtcTTTTCATATGTAAAGGGAACACAAATGAGCCCTTACACTAATTCTCATTCCTGCAACTTGCACGTCATTTAAAAGAGGTTAGCGTCATGTCGAGATCATTACcttttttacaccaaaattagtgggtacacgcacacacgtttTTTAAAAGCAGGTAAACCCgtcaaaaacagacaaatacatcCACTCCAAGTGCCAGTAGACGAGATTTCCTCTctgtatttttaccctgttgcATCATGTTTGACATCACAAACCCACCAACAACTGAGGcactctctcacctcgctgtcttgAAAAATTAGCGTTCACCCAGGTGtcatgtttctgtgtgaatgCCGATTGTAACTATTTCCCGTTGCCGACAAAACCATCATGTTAGTAGGTTTTTTGACCAGTAGCAAAGGAGCTCAAATCTCATGGTTGATCCTTGTCATTATCTCACCTGCTGGTTTCGAATGATTCTCACTGGATGCAACTGTCAGCTGCTGACTGACATCCCTTAAAAAGAtaatgtttcctcttctctttgttttaaatAGGGAGCATGTGACATCATGAAGAAATACTAAATACACGTCAAGAAATCCATTAGAATTAGATAAATATTAAAACCTTTAATGGATTATACAACAGCATGAGCAGAGGATTTATcccataaaatgtttaaatgattgATTAGATATAAGATGTCAAATTAATTTACTTCACattatgtaataattttctCCAACACATATAGATTAAAAAGAGGGTTTGGGCTTTACTTGAAAGTTGTCTAGGTTTGGGTGTACCACACGTCCGTTCAAATGGTAACAGGGTTCAAAGGTCACCGCATCATCATCACAGAGGCAGCTTCAACCTCTCTTTAGGGAACAGATGGTGCAATGatgatcaacacacacatctgttatCATGGAGGCAGCAG
Protein-coding sequences here:
- the csdc2a gene encoding cold shock domain-containing protein C2a, with amino-acid sequence MSDPDPSTTVDPPVPLVPPRTPLQLSFPFLREGSRVWERERKPPQPRELPSPLPTKRTRTYSATVRAKSGPVFKGVCKNFSRSQGHGFIHPSHGAEDIFVHISDIEGEYVPMEGDEVTYKVCPIPPKNQKIQAVDVVLTHLNPGTKHETWSGQIISS